A genomic region of Mycolicibacterium poriferae contains the following coding sequences:
- the wzm gene encoding galactan export ABC transporter permease subunit Wzm/RfbD, giving the protein MTFLDAAAQSKTFRRAWGDLVDGFGKRELWLHLGWQDIKQRYRRSVLGPFWITIATGTTAVAMGGLYSVLFKLELSEHLPYVTLGLIIWNLINASILEGAEVFIANEGLIKQLPTPLSVHVYRLVWRQMILFAHNIIIFVIIAIIFPKPWQWTDLSFIPALALIALNCVWVALCFGILATRYRDIGPLLASLVQLLFFMTPIIWNEATLQSQGAGDWARIVELNPLLHYLDIVRAPLLGAEQQLHHWVIVIALTVIGWLFAALAMRQYRARVPYWV; this is encoded by the coding sequence ATGACGTTCCTGGACGCCGCTGCCCAGTCCAAGACGTTCCGGCGGGCGTGGGGCGACCTCGTCGACGGCTTCGGCAAGCGCGAATTGTGGTTGCACCTGGGCTGGCAGGACATCAAACAGCGCTACCGCCGCTCGGTGCTCGGCCCGTTCTGGATCACGATTGCCACCGGCACCACCGCGGTCGCGATGGGTGGGCTGTACTCGGTGTTGTTCAAACTCGAGCTGTCCGAACATCTTCCGTATGTGACTCTCGGTCTGATCATCTGGAACCTGATCAACGCGTCGATCCTCGAGGGCGCCGAGGTGTTCATCGCCAACGAGGGCCTGATCAAACAGCTGCCCACGCCGCTGTCGGTGCATGTCTACCGGCTGGTGTGGCGGCAGATGATCCTGTTCGCCCACAACATCATCATCTTCGTCATCATCGCGATCATCTTCCCCAAACCCTGGCAATGGACCGATCTCTCGTTCATCCCCGCGCTCGCGCTGATCGCACTGAACTGCGTGTGGGTGGCGCTGTGCTTCGGCATCCTCGCCACGCGCTACCGCGATATCGGCCCGCTGCTGGCCTCGCTGGTGCAGCTGCTGTTCTTCATGACGCCGATCATCTGGAACGAGGCGACGCTGCAGAGCCAGGGCGCCGGCGACTGGGCCCGGATCGTCGAACTCAACCCGCTGCTGCATTACCTCGACATCGTGCGCGCCCCACTGCTGGGGGCCGAGCAGCAACTGCACCACTGGGTGATCGTCATCGCGCTGACCGTGATCGGCTGGCTGTTCGCGGCACTGGCCATGCGGCAGTACCGCGCCCGGGTGCCCTACTGGGTCTGA
- a CDS encoding pyridoxamine 5'-phosphate oxidase family protein: MNTTDAPQAPITELTEKDSWDLLSSVSLGRLVTTVAGWTEIFPVNFVVQDRTLLFRTAEGTKLLTSVLNEHVVFEADDHNVAEGWSVVLRGTAHLLSTSEEIDKAERAGLYPWVATQKLRFVRVTPESLTGRRFVFGPEPDGSVPG; encoded by the coding sequence ATGAACACCACCGACGCGCCCCAGGCGCCGATCACCGAGCTCACCGAGAAGGACAGCTGGGACCTGCTCTCCAGCGTCTCGCTGGGCCGCCTCGTCACCACGGTGGCCGGGTGGACCGAGATCTTCCCGGTCAACTTCGTCGTCCAGGACAGGACGCTGCTGTTCCGCACCGCCGAAGGCACCAAGCTGCTGACGTCGGTGCTCAACGAGCACGTGGTGTTCGAAGCCGACGATCACAATGTCGCCGAGGGCTGGAGCGTCGTGCTGCGCGGCACCGCACACCTGCTGTCGACCTCGGAGGAGATCGACAAGGCTGAGCGGGCCGGCCTCTACCCGTGGGTCGCCACCCAGAAGCTGCGGTTCGTCCGGGTGACGCCCGAATCGCTGACCGGGCGGCGGTTCGTCTTCGGGCCCGAGCCCGACGGCTCCGTCCCCGGCTGA
- a CDS encoding carboxymuconolactone decarboxylase family protein, with product MTQTLTPPARVKIYKASPELYDAMMTLSTASARDVEPDLAELIKIRASQLNHCAFCLDMHLRDARKHGVADQKLDLLAAWAEAGEVFTDRERAALALTEAITRLGEDGVSDEVYERAAAAFTDRELGQVIAMAVTINAWNRINAAVRMPPPRR from the coding sequence ATGACACAGACACTGACCCCGCCGGCACGCGTGAAGATCTACAAAGCCTCCCCCGAGCTGTACGACGCGATGATGACGCTGTCCACCGCATCCGCCCGGGACGTCGAACCGGACCTCGCCGAGCTGATCAAGATCCGCGCCTCGCAGCTCAACCACTGCGCGTTCTGCCTCGACATGCACCTCCGTGATGCCCGCAAACACGGCGTCGCCGACCAGAAGCTCGACCTGCTCGCCGCATGGGCGGAGGCCGGCGAGGTGTTCACCGACCGCGAGCGCGCGGCACTTGCGCTCACCGAGGCCATCACCCGGCTCGGCGAGGACGGGGTGAGCGACGAGGTCTACGAGCGGGCGGCTGCGGCGTTCACCGACCGGGAACTGGGGCAGGTGATCGCCATGGCTGTCACCATCAACGCGTGGAACCGCATCAACGCCGCCGTCCGGATGCCCCCGCCGCGGCGCTGA